Genomic DNA from Candidatus Nitronereus thalassa:
TCAATCAATATTTCTCGTAGACGACGATGCCGTGTCCAGAAAAAAATTGGTTCGGATTTTCCAGCGTCTGGGATTTGGACAAATTCGAGAGGCAGAGCAGGGCGATGAAGCCCTTAAACTTCTGAAAGAACAACCTGCCGATTTAGTCATGGCCGATTGGCATATGCCAGGCCTTACGGGCTTGGACCTCCTCAAAGCCATTCGGGGGGAAGCATCCCTCAAAGATACTCTTGTCTATTTAGTGACAGTGGA
This window encodes:
- a CDS encoding response regulator, which translates into the protein MKDKTIQSIFLVDDDAVSRKKLVRIFQRLGFGQIREAEQGDEALKLLKEQPADLVMADWHMPGLTGLDLLKAIRGEASLKDTLVYLVTVESRQAQIVAAIQAGAQGYIMKPFSQESIIQKLGHLFPEDMKPAELKPEGQANENQSTPTAPVG